A genome region from candidate division WOR-3 bacterium includes the following:
- a CDS encoding Mov34/MPN/PAD-1 family protein, translated as MNLSPDVIILKPPAFLEMILASAESYHYECYGLILGYFNNREIIVEDAQVLQIVKKSPYSVAPIAKREKRIIQLINSLKIENLKVIGDFHSHPMVGGIKGKSSPSGDDILDMEVGKVYIIVSVNESKRERAWSYSIKRKILRGSIFNFSFEISGYYCHKNLSYKKLHINCPFLMAINT; from the coding sequence GAAATGATACTTGCCTCAGCAGAATCTTATCACTATGAATGTTATGGTCTTATACTTGGTTATTTTAATAATAGGGAAATAATTGTTGAGGATGCGCAGGTTTTACAGATTGTAAAAAAGTCTCCTTACAGTGTTGCGCCTATAGCAAAGAGAGAAAAAAGAATAATTCAATTAATTAATTCCTTAAAAATTGAAAATCTTAAAGTTATAGGAGATTTTCATTCCCATCCAATGGTTGGAGGAATAAAGGGAAAATCTTCTCCTTCAGGTGATGATATTCTGGATATGGAAGTAGGTAAAGTATACATTATAGTTTCAGTTAATGAAAGTAAAAGAGAAAGAGCCTGGTCTTATAGCATAAAAAGAAAAATTTTAAGGGGTTCAATTTTCAATTTTAGCTTTGAAATTTCAGGTTATTATTGTCATAAAAATTTGAGTTATAAAAAACTACATATAAACTGTCCTTTTCTTATGGCAATTAATACTTAA